From a single Thermithiobacillus plumbiphilus genomic region:
- the clpP gene encoding ATP-dependent Clp endopeptidase proteolytic subunit ClpP, whose amino-acid sequence MKYISQDRLAPPVQDLGLVPMVIEQTGRGERAYDIYSRMLKERVIFLVGPVEDHMANLIVAQLLFLEAENPDKDIYIYINSPGGSVTAGMAIYDTMQFIRPQVGTVCIGQAASMGAVLLAAGAKGKRFALPNARIMVHQPSGGFQGQAMDIEIHTKEILRIRERLNQILVQHTGQPYERIDRDTERDYFMSSEESVNYGIIDAVMAHRDLKTD is encoded by the coding sequence ATGAAATACATATCCCAGGATCGACTGGCTCCCCCTGTTCAGGATCTCGGCCTCGTGCCGATGGTCATCGAGCAGACCGGTCGTGGCGAGCGGGCCTATGACATCTACTCCCGGATGCTCAAGGAGCGCGTCATTTTTCTCGTTGGTCCGGTGGAAGACCACATGGCCAACCTGATCGTCGCCCAGCTGCTGTTCCTTGAGGCGGAAAATCCGGACAAGGACATCTATATCTATATCAACAGCCCTGGCGGTTCCGTGACTGCTGGCATGGCCATCTATGACACCATGCAGTTCATTCGTCCCCAGGTCGGTACCGTCTGTATCGGTCAGGCGGCCAGCATGGGCGCGGTGCTGCTGGCGGCAGGCGCCAAGGGCAAGCGTTTTGCCCTGCCCAATGCCCGGATCATGGTCCATCAGCCTTCCGGCGGTTTCCAGGGACAGGCCATGGATATTGAAATCCATACCAAGGAGATCCTGCGGATTCGGGAACGACTCAATCAAATCCTAGTCCAACACACAGGACAGCCTTATGAACGCATCGACCGGGACACCGAGCGCGACTACTTCATGTCCAGCGAGGAGTCAGTCAATTACGGAATCATCGATGCCGTGATGGCGCACCGTGACTTGAAAACGGACTAA